A single window of Drosophila suzukii chromosome 3, CBGP_Dsuzu_IsoJpt1.0, whole genome shotgun sequence DNA harbors:
- the Diap1 gene encoding death-associated inhibitor of apoptosis 1 has translation MAYVVADLPSYGPSAFDLVHDQVDNNTNATTQLFKNNIYNIMNDLNREEARLKTFTNWPLEWLDKRQLAQTGMFYTHVDDKVKCYFCGVEIGRWEQEDLPVPEHQRWSPNCPLLRRRTTNNVPLNGEALDRILPPISYDICGANDSTTGVELREHAYAEGRIPMSQLIQSIGVNTANAAASVAGIASPPPISSIATHASTATQANGDVQPETCRAPAASGNYFPEYPEYAVESARLRTFEAWPRNLKQKPHQLAEAGFFYTGVGDRVRCFSCGGGLKDWDDNDEPWEQHALWLNQCRFVKLMKGQLYIDTVAAKPEPAEEKEENSTGVESASRQVPAEQTTEASEAASSGDVAPSVPPTAATRIFDKIQEATSVAPSSNNSGPSSIPEEKLCKICYGAEYNTAFLPCGHVVACAKCASSVTKCPLCRKPFTDVMRVYFS, from the coding sequence ATGGCATATGTAGTAGCAGATCTGCCGTCTTATGGACCTAGCGCTTTCGATCTAGTACACGATCAGGTGGATAACAACACGAACGCGACGACGCAGCTATTCAAGAACAATATCTACAACATCATGAACGATCTAAACCGCGAGGAGGCGCGCCTAAAAACCTTCACCAACTGGCCGCTGGAGTGGCTGGACAAACGCCAACTGGCCCAGACGGGCATGTTCTACACACACGTCGACGACAAGGTGAAGTGCTATTTTTGCGGCGTGGAAATCGGACGCTGGGAGCAGGAGGATCTGCCCGTGCCGGAGCATCAGCGATGGTCGCCCAACTGCCCTTTGTTGCGACGCCGCACCACCAACAATGTGCCGCTCAATGGCGAAGCCCTGGACCGCATCCTGCCACCGATCAGCTACGATATCTGCGGTGCCAACGACTCGACGACGGGTGTGGAGCTGAGGGAGCACGCCTACGCAGAAGGACGCATCCCCATGTCGCAGCTGATCCAGTCGATAGGCGTAAACACAGCGAATGCGGCAGCCTCTGTCGCCGGAATTGCCTCCCCGCCGCCTATCAGCTCCATCGCCACACATGCGTCGACGGCCACGCAGGCCAACGGCGATGTCCAGCCGGAGACGTGTCGTGCCCCGGCCGCCAGTGGCAATTATTTTCCCGAGTATCCCGAGTACGCCGTGGAGTCGGCACGCCTGCGCACCTTCGAGGCGTGGCCGAGGAACCTAAAGCAGAAGCCCCACCAGCTGGCCGAGGCGGGTTTCTTCTACACGGGCGTTGGAGATCGCGTCCGCTGCTTCAGTTGCGGCGGTGGTCTCAAGGACTGGGACGACAACGACGAGCCCTGGGAGCAGCATGCCCTGTGGCTAAATCAGTGCCGTTTCGTCAAGCTGATGAAGGGTCAACTCTATATCGATACAGTGGCCGCCAAGCCAGAGCCAGCCGAGGAGAAGGAGGAGAATTCAACAGGGGTCGAGTCGGCCAGCAGACAGGTGCCAGCCGAGCAGACGACGGAAGCTTCGGAGGCGGCCAGTTCGGGAGATGTGGCCCCGTCCGTGCCTCCCACGGCCGCCACCCGCATCTTCGACAAAATCCAGGAGGCGACATCGGTGGCTCCGTCCTCCAACAACAGCGGCCCCTCCTCCATACCCGAGGAGAAGCTGTGCAAGATCTGCTACGGCGCCGAGTACAATACGGCATTCCTGCCCTGCGGCCATGTGGTGGCCTGCGCCAAGTGCGCCTCCTCCGTGACCAAGTGTCCGCTGTGCCGGAAGCCCTTCACCGATGTGATGCGTGtatatttttcttaa
- the LOC108014008 gene encoding uncharacterized protein, giving the protein MIKINILVMPLLQSLLLIGSLEAGCPVYLTVSLTGKTLQDTFLEINWGPNCYGPPQWVGIYGQDPTISNFQPDLRIDGLANSTGKMITPIKLGKLHFPGGWNRQDDGDQPVTQYPTGKCLPHYVASYNGTELLTVDCLKIQPNWMAHIKDVSQMPLKNIFLPGTHASGAVVGSSSKTNSILVRDYLVAQQFDVWSQLIFGIRYLDFSIGYKNMNTENDADNFWIANENMLITPLLGILRDVRQFVKRSGEMVVLDFSSFPIGFYKHPEVYSSLFRLLRQELGDEAYRRNVSKNEHCADRNFRKILLQNKHHLVILFPSQELPYPENESNLICPPWQRFSSSFMNISQTLDYMRLLFSKKTNSPVRDDGWIFTAVSSMEQTLNAHQLLTAKQRAAVLNPKVNQWLKGPWGNNANVVAMDYFSNTNLVDLAIQVNAHKAFIMANQDYINLEILNLA; this is encoded by the exons atgattaaaattaatatattagTAATGCCTCTGCTGCAGTCACTTCTTTTGATTGGCTCCCTGGAAG CTGGCTGTCCTGTATACCTAACCGTTTCGCTTACTGGCAAGACACTGCAGGACACCTTTCTTGAGATCAACTGGGGTCCCAACTGCTATGGACCGCCCCAGTGGGTGGGCATCTATGGTCAGGATCCGACCATCTCCAATTTCCAGCCCGATCTGCGCATCGATGGGCTAGCCAATAGCACAGGTAAGATGATAACGCCCATAAAACTGGGTAAACTTCATTTCCCCGGTGGCTGGAATCGACAGGATGACGGCGATCAGCCGGTTACCCAGTACCCCACGGGCAAGTGCCTGCCGCATTATGTGGCCAGCTACAATGGCACTGAGCTGCTCACCGTGGACTGCCTCAAGATCCAGCCCAACTGGATGGCCCATATCAAGGACGTCAGCCAGATGCCGCTGAAGAACATCTTTCTGCCCGGCACACATGCCTCGGGTGCCGTGGTTGGTAGCTCCAGTAAGACCAATTCGATCCTGGTCAGGGATTATCTGGTGGCCCAGCAATTCGATGTTTGGTCCCAGCTCATCTTTGGGATTCGCTATTTGGATTTTAGTATAGG TTACAAGAACATGAACACCGAGAATGATGCGGATAATTTCTGGATAGCCAACGAGAACATGCTCATAACACCTTTGCTTGGAATTCTTCGTGATGTTCGTCAGTTTGTGAAGCGATCTGGCGAGATGGTAGTGCTGGATTTCAGTAGCTTTCCCATTGGATTTTACAAGCACCCGGAAGTCTATAGTTCGCTGTTCCGCCTTCTTCGACAGGAACTGGGGGATGAGGCCTATAGGCGCAATGTAAGCAAGAACGAGCATTGTGCTGATCGAAATTTCCGGAAAATACTGCTGCAGAACAAACATCATCTAGTGATATTGTTCCCCTCGCAGGAACTACCCTATCCGGAGAACG aatcgaATCTAATCTGTCCGCCGTGGCAACGATTTAGCAGCAGTTTTATGAACATTTCGCAGACCCTGGACTATATGCGCCTGCTGTTCAGCAAGAAGACGAACTCGCCGGTGAGGGACGATGGGTGGATATTCACCGCGGTGAGCAGCATGGAACAGACGTTGAACGCCCACCAACTGCTGACCGCCAAGCAGCGAGCGGCGGTGCTCAATCCCAAGGTTAATCAGTGGCTAAAAGGTCCTTGGGGCAATAATGCCAATGTTGTGGCCATGGACTATTTTAGCAATACGAATCTTGTGGATCTGGCCATACAAGTGAATGCACACAAGGCCTTCATCATGGCCAACCAGGACTATATCAATTtggaaattttgaatttagCTTGA